One window from the genome of Amycolatopsis sp. NBC_01480 encodes:
- a CDS encoding SDR family oxidoreductase, whose product MSEAPLQGKRVVLIGGTAGLGLATAHATVAAGGEVVVVSSRQAKVTEVLAELPAGAQGETVDVRDEGGVKALFDRIGPIDHLVYTAGEPMTPAPVLATEISAVRQFFETRFWGAYASVKYAAPHIRPGGSIVLSSGGSSQRPGPGWAAASSALGAMEALGRALAVELAPIRVNVVRPGMVRTEMWREYPKEVRAEMFHSTGEALPVGRVGETADVARSYVHLMEQEYATGSIVTVDGGRLLL is encoded by the coding sequence ATGTCAGAGGCACCTCTGCAGGGTAAACGTGTCGTGTTGATCGGCGGCACGGCCGGCTTGGGGTTGGCCACCGCGCACGCGACGGTTGCGGCCGGCGGGGAGGTCGTGGTGGTGTCCAGCCGGCAGGCCAAGGTGACCGAGGTGCTCGCCGAGCTGCCGGCCGGTGCCCAGGGTGAGACCGTCGACGTGCGAGACGAGGGTGGGGTCAAGGCCCTGTTCGATCGGATCGGCCCGATCGACCACCTGGTGTACACCGCCGGTGAGCCGATGACACCGGCCCCGGTGCTGGCCACCGAGATCAGCGCAGTGCGGCAGTTCTTCGAAACCCGCTTCTGGGGTGCTTACGCCTCGGTCAAGTACGCCGCCCCGCACATCCGGCCCGGCGGCTCGATCGTGCTCTCCAGCGGTGGCTCCTCCCAGCGTCCTGGGCCTGGCTGGGCGGCGGCGTCCAGCGCACTGGGCGCCATGGAAGCATTGGGCCGGGCACTGGCGGTGGAGCTGGCGCCGATCCGGGTCAACGTGGTGCGGCCCGGCATGGTGCGCACCGAAATGTGGCGCGAATACCCGAAGGAGGTGCGCGCGGAAATGTTCCACTCGACCGGCGAGGCGTTGCCGGTCGGCCGCGTCGGCGAGACCGCCGATGTCGCGCGCAGCTACGTCCACTTGATGGAGCAGGAGTACGCGACCGGAAGCATTGTCACCGTCGACGGCGGCAGACTGCTGCTCTGA
- a CDS encoding LysR family transcriptional regulator has product MIYFTPPECRRSTSSSANAEAPRAGHVISTGSFCHPASARASTSNTSPYPEPRQAARLLHSSQPAVSHQLAMLERETRTLLVRRERRGVILTPAGRAAVEDARRAVTAAAAAVRSARATGEAAGGTLRLACAQSLCVPLVAPIIRGWHERHPEVLITLRESAKMAELVGLLDSGEVDLVLAPAPVPDRMAATAITVAEEEIVLTAPTGHRLAEQPTMRVADLDGAPLVHFAPDNGLSAWLDRSLAEAGVRPEPVMRTSVTTAAPQLAAAGLGVAVSPISAVSPGFPGAVRSFSPRWFRQLVALRPAKSEPLTDRFVEDVRTRGVHVPEDIRIQLAAEDSRPRPSHR; this is encoded by the coding sequence ATGATCTACTTCACGCCACCCGAGTGCCGTCGCAGTACTAGCTCATCGGCAAACGCCGAGGCGCCGCGAGCCGGACACGTCATCTCCACCGGCTCCTTCTGCCACCCAGCTTCCGCGCGGGCGTCGACATCGAACACTTCTCCTTACCCAGAACCGCGGCAGGCCGCGCGGCTGCTGCACTCGTCGCAGCCCGCCGTCTCCCATCAGCTCGCCATGCTGGAACGTGAGACCCGGACGCTCCTTGTGCGTCGCGAGCGTCGCGGCGTCATATTGACGCCTGCGGGGCGGGCCGCTGTCGAGGACGCCAGGCGAGCGGTCACCGCCGCCGCAGCCGCGGTCAGGTCCGCCCGCGCGACCGGAGAGGCGGCCGGCGGGACGCTGCGGCTGGCTTGTGCGCAGAGCCTGTGCGTGCCACTGGTGGCACCGATCATCCGAGGGTGGCACGAACGTCACCCGGAGGTGCTGATCACCCTGCGGGAATCCGCCAAGATGGCCGAGCTGGTCGGATTACTCGACTCCGGAGAGGTCGACCTTGTCCTGGCACCCGCTCCCGTGCCCGACCGCATGGCGGCCACGGCCATCACGGTGGCCGAGGAAGAGATCGTGCTGACGGCACCGACCGGTCACCGCCTGGCCGAGCAGCCGACCATGCGGGTGGCGGATCTCGACGGCGCCCCGCTCGTGCACTTCGCACCGGACAACGGTCTCAGTGCGTGGCTTGACCGATCGCTGGCCGAGGCCGGAGTGCGCCCGGAGCCGGTGATGAGAACGTCGGTGACCACCGCGGCGCCGCAGCTCGCGGCCGCCGGCCTCGGCGTTGCGGTATCACCGATCAGCGCGGTCAGCCCCGGATTTCCCGGAGCCGTCAGATCGTTCTCGCCGCGATGGTTCAGGCAATTGGTCGCACTGCGGCCCGCCAAGTCGGAACCGCTCACCGACCGGTTCGTCGAGGACGTGCGAACCCGCGGCGTACACGTACCCGAGGACATCCGAATCCAGCTCGCCGCGGAGGACTCGCGGCCGCGACCATCTCACCGGTGA
- a CDS encoding nitroreductase family protein, translated as MTDDIDVQTVDVFEAMGSAMTMRWLTEEPVPDEVIRKLIWAGTRASTPENSQLWDFIVVTSPEQRARLHETIIPDISALDGVKARTAGVTDPVKRRMYDGGSHLLTTLRDAPVLIFICASSWVPGDPKEDRYQFAAVYGAAQNMLVAGRAMGLGVAPTGIHTLNTRGVRAVLGVPDHKIIGVTMAVGWAARPFGPLKRKPIEDVMHFETW; from the coding sequence ATGACGGACGACATCGACGTGCAGACCGTGGACGTGTTCGAAGCGATGGGCTCGGCCATGACGATGCGCTGGCTGACCGAGGAGCCGGTCCCGGACGAGGTGATCCGTAAATTGATCTGGGCCGGGACCCGGGCGTCGACCCCGGAGAACTCCCAGCTCTGGGACTTCATCGTGGTCACATCACCGGAACAGCGTGCGCGTCTGCACGAGACCATCATTCCCGACATCTCGGCGCTCGACGGCGTCAAGGCTCGGACGGCGGGCGTCACCGACCCGGTGAAGCGCCGCATGTACGACGGTGGATCGCACCTGCTCACCACCCTTCGAGACGCGCCGGTGCTCATCTTCATCTGCGCATCGTCCTGGGTTCCCGGCGACCCGAAGGAAGATCGCTACCAGTTCGCCGCCGTCTACGGGGCCGCGCAGAACATGCTCGTGGCCGGACGGGCGATGGGCCTGGGGGTCGCTCCGACCGGCATACACACGCTCAACACGAGGGGCGTCCGAGCGGTGCTCGGCGTGCCGGACCACAAGATCATCGGCGTGACCATGGCGGTGGGGTGGGCAGCCCGCCCGTTCGGCCCGCTCAAGCGGAAGCCGATCGAGGACGTCATGCACTTCGAGACCTGGTGA
- a CDS encoding aldo/keto reductase, translated as MPQTMQTCTMAGRDVTRVGFGAMQLGELPGRPTVDRDTAIDVVRTAVELGVNHIDTAAFYGPGTANEVIREALTPYGDDLVIVSKVGAVHNGEGRDLAQRPEQLREQVEDNLLGLGVDQVDVVNIRSVQHGLTGGFAIPDDQIVDVDDQLAELIALRDEGKIGAIGLSSVDSDTLRRALPAGIVCVQNFYNLLHRADHPVLELCRENGIAWVPFFPLGSATPGSRNVLAEPAVLDIAARLDVTPAQVGLAWLLAHDPSTLLIPGTASVDHLRDNVASAFVELDDSAMAVLDGLVPAAQPQAGASSS; from the coding sequence ATGCCTCAAACGATGCAGACGTGCACGATGGCCGGCCGCGACGTCACCCGCGTCGGCTTCGGCGCGATGCAGCTGGGGGAGCTGCCGGGGCGGCCGACCGTCGACCGCGACACCGCGATCGACGTGGTGCGCACCGCCGTCGAACTGGGCGTGAACCACATCGACACGGCCGCCTTCTACGGCCCCGGCACGGCGAACGAGGTGATCCGAGAGGCGCTGACGCCGTACGGCGACGACCTCGTGATCGTCTCGAAGGTCGGCGCCGTGCACAACGGCGAGGGCAGGGACCTCGCGCAGCGGCCCGAACAGCTGCGCGAGCAGGTGGAAGACAACCTGCTCGGCCTCGGTGTCGACCAGGTCGACGTGGTCAACATCCGGAGCGTCCAGCACGGCCTCACCGGCGGCTTCGCCATCCCGGACGACCAGATCGTCGATGTGGACGACCAGCTGGCCGAGCTCATCGCGCTCCGCGACGAGGGCAAGATCGGCGCGATCGGCCTCAGCTCCGTCGACTCCGACACGCTCCGCCGCGCGCTGCCCGCCGGGATCGTGTGCGTCCAGAACTTCTATAACCTCCTCCACCGAGCCGACCACCCGGTGCTCGAGCTCTGCCGCGAGAACGGAATCGCCTGGGTGCCGTTCTTCCCGCTCGGCTCGGCCACACCCGGGAGCCGGAACGTCCTGGCCGAACCCGCTGTGCTCGACATCGCCGCCCGGCTTGACGTCACACCCGCCCAGGTCGGACTCGCGTGGCTGCTCGCGCACGATCCCTCCACGCTGCTCATCCCCGGCACCGCCAGTGTCGACCATCTCCGGGACAACGTGGCGTCGGCTTTCGTCGAACTCGACGATTCGGCGATGGCCGTCCTCGACGGTCTTGTCCCGGCCGCGCAGCCTCAGGCAGGCGCGTCATCGTCGTAA
- a CDS encoding acyl-CoA synthetase, whose amino-acid sequence MYLTQGLHRSLQQNPNAPATICGKRVRTFAEQSDRVARLAGALRELGVVDGERVGILSHNSDRYLEALLAVPWANGVINPVNFRWSAAEMIYALAESETEILLVDDTFAPMVAALRPGYEGLRAVIYLGDGPPPLDDALGCEDLIAGTAPLADSMRGGHALAGLFYTGGTTGFPKGVMLSHANILTSAFGSQATCPFVVPHGRTLHVAPMFHLADLAMWVAQLMLGGTHVVLPAFDPPTVMAAIDEHRVTNVVLVPSMIQMLVDHPELARHDLSSVRVIVYGAEPITEVLLERAMNAFPRADFVQCYGMTELAPVATMLSGEDHRQGSRLRSAGRVAAHAEVRVVDQEDNEVPRGTAGEIVVRGDHVMLGYWKKPEVTAMALRDGWMHTGDGGYMDDEGYLFIADRIKDMIISGGENVYAAEVENAVVKHPAVAACAVIGIPDDRWGERVHAVVVLKPGARTPTAEAIRGHAKGLIAGYKAPRSVEFVDALPTSGTGKIDKRVLSAPYRPDAATKGT is encoded by the coding sequence GTGTACCTGACTCAGGGGCTGCACCGCTCACTCCAGCAGAACCCGAACGCGCCCGCCACGATCTGCGGCAAGAGGGTGCGCACGTTCGCCGAGCAATCCGACCGGGTTGCCCGGCTGGCCGGAGCGCTCCGGGAGCTGGGAGTGGTCGACGGCGAGAGGGTAGGCATCCTGTCGCACAACTCCGACAGATACCTCGAGGCGCTCCTGGCTGTGCCGTGGGCCAACGGCGTGATCAACCCGGTCAACTTCCGCTGGAGCGCGGCCGAGATGATCTACGCGCTCGCGGAGTCCGAAACCGAGATCCTCTTGGTCGATGACACGTTCGCCCCGATGGTTGCCGCATTGCGCCCGGGCTACGAGGGCCTGCGTGCCGTGATCTACCTGGGCGACGGGCCGCCGCCGCTCGACGACGCCCTCGGCTGCGAAGATCTGATCGCCGGGACCGCGCCGCTCGCCGACTCGATGCGCGGCGGCCACGCGCTCGCCGGCCTGTTCTACACCGGTGGCACGACGGGGTTCCCGAAGGGGGTCATGCTCAGCCACGCCAACATCCTGACCTCCGCGTTCGGCAGCCAGGCCACCTGCCCCTTCGTCGTTCCACACGGGCGTACGTTGCACGTCGCGCCGATGTTCCACCTCGCCGACCTCGCGATGTGGGTGGCTCAGTTGATGCTCGGGGGCACGCACGTGGTGCTTCCCGCCTTCGATCCACCCACGGTCATGGCAGCCATCGACGAACACCGCGTCACCAATGTCGTCCTGGTGCCCAGCATGATCCAGATGCTGGTGGACCACCCGGAGCTGGCGCGACACGACCTGTCGAGCGTGCGTGTCATCGTCTACGGCGCCGAGCCGATCACCGAGGTTCTGCTCGAGCGGGCGATGAACGCCTTCCCCCGAGCGGACTTCGTGCAGTGCTACGGCATGACCGAACTCGCTCCGGTGGCCACGATGCTGTCGGGGGAAGACCATCGCCAGGGATCACGGTTGCGTTCGGCCGGTCGCGTCGCGGCGCACGCCGAGGTGCGTGTGGTCGACCAGGAGGACAACGAGGTGCCACGCGGCACGGCCGGCGAGATCGTCGTGCGCGGTGACCACGTGATGCTCGGGTACTGGAAAAAGCCCGAAGTGACGGCCATGGCGTTGCGCGACGGATGGATGCACACCGGCGACGGCGGCTACATGGACGACGAGGGCTACCTCTTCATCGCCGACAGGATCAAGGACATGATCATCTCCGGAGGCGAGAACGTCTACGCGGCCGAGGTCGAGAACGCCGTCGTCAAGCACCCGGCCGTCGCCGCGTGTGCCGTCATCGGGATCCCGGATGACCGCTGGGGCGAGCGGGTGCACGCGGTCGTGGTGCTCAAACCCGGTGCGCGGACGCCGACCGCCGAGGCGATCCGCGGGCACGCCAAGGGGCTGATAGCGGGATACAAGGCGCCGCGCAGCGTGGAGTTCGTCGACGCTCTCCCGACCTCCGGGACGGGCAAGATCGACAAGCGCGTGCTGAGCGCGCCGTACCGGCCCGACGCGGCCACGAAAGGCACATGA
- a CDS encoding thiolase family protein encodes MMTSSGDVFVLGIASTPAGRFPGQTFFDLCRNAVIGAGNDAGFTALPVERVWFSSVLMDFWGQRACRGQEVLTPLSDEGVLPHGLCIQNVEAGCASGTMAFFGAVSDVLSGEAEVALAVGAEKMNHPTRPRQDILAWIEGTAGQLDPEYFYAPHRKLAAELDVSFDPGEEGRSVAMDVYALWAQAHKQAFGTTDQQIAAAAAKNHTNAVNNPRAQYRFPMTIEEVLADRMVTQPLTRAMCAPTGDAAAAVLVCSRAYLESQPRAVRERALPILGHAACGGRRWSLFEDDRSAARAAERAYKKAGIGPSDLDLVELHDATSIAEILLVEDLGLCARGQGGPFTKSGATAPDGTIPVNTSGGLVSRGHPIGASGIMMLNEVALQLRGEAEALQLPRARVGLAENGGGIIGHDNAVSAVTILGAPS; translated from the coding sequence ATGATGACTTCAAGCGGGGACGTTTTCGTTCTGGGCATCGCAAGTACACCCGCCGGCCGCTTTCCCGGCCAAACGTTCTTCGACCTGTGCCGCAACGCGGTCATCGGGGCCGGCAACGACGCCGGCTTCACCGCGTTGCCCGTCGAGCGCGTGTGGTTTTCGAGCGTGTTGATGGACTTCTGGGGCCAGCGTGCGTGCCGCGGCCAAGAAGTCCTCACCCCGCTGTCCGATGAAGGCGTGCTGCCGCACGGTCTGTGCATCCAGAACGTGGAAGCCGGATGCGCCAGCGGGACGATGGCGTTCTTCGGGGCCGTGAGCGACGTCCTGTCCGGCGAAGCAGAGGTCGCGCTCGCTGTCGGCGCCGAGAAAATGAACCATCCGACACGGCCACGGCAAGACATCCTCGCATGGATCGAAGGCACCGCGGGCCAGCTTGACCCGGAATACTTCTACGCCCCGCATCGCAAGCTCGCCGCCGAACTCGACGTGAGCTTCGATCCCGGCGAAGAAGGCCGGTCGGTCGCCATGGACGTCTACGCCCTGTGGGCCCAGGCGCACAAACAGGCCTTCGGGACCACAGACCAGCAGATCGCCGCCGCGGCCGCGAAGAATCACACCAACGCCGTGAACAACCCCCGGGCCCAGTACCGCTTCCCGATGACCATCGAGGAGGTCCTCGCCGACAGAATGGTCACCCAGCCGCTCACCCGTGCCATGTGTGCCCCGACGGGTGACGCGGCAGCAGCCGTCCTGGTGTGCTCACGCGCGTACCTGGAATCACAACCCCGCGCCGTGCGCGAGCGTGCGCTGCCGATTCTCGGACACGCCGCCTGCGGTGGCCGGCGATGGTCGTTGTTCGAGGATGACCGCTCGGCCGCCCGAGCAGCCGAACGCGCCTACAAAAAGGCAGGCATCGGGCCGTCGGACCTGGACCTGGTGGAGCTGCACGACGCCACTTCGATAGCGGAAATCCTTCTCGTCGAGGACCTGGGCCTCTGCGCCCGAGGGCAGGGCGGACCATTCACGAAATCAGGCGCGACGGCACCGGACGGCACGATCCCGGTCAATACGTCGGGAGGTCTCGTGTCCCGCGGTCATCCGATCGGCGCATCGGGAATCATGATGCTCAACGAGGTCGCCTTGCAGCTGCGTGGCGAAGCCGAGGCGCTGCAACTGCCCCGGGCGCGGGTCGGGCTCGCGGAGAACGGCGGCGGGATCATCGGTCACGACAACGCCGTCTCCGCGGTGACGATTCTCGGCGCTCCCTCGTGA
- a CDS encoding FAD-dependent oxidoreductase: MNDGVRARGRAIVAGAGIVGLSTALSLRRAGFEVAVRERAPQVRQTGAGLGIWQHTITELERLGLGPRLSEIKAELSFDRFRDPSGAVLDVGDMPPGRVVHRRRLGALLVSAVGEENIRTGREVVDYTEDEAGIVVHYAGGDQERADLLVGADGLNSRVRRRLIPGSESHYDEEGHHVWRAVLPFDGDLGDGYPTIGHHRTRGTVMRLADGSCFWVLAQFGVTGEFAGSPKQEAVARVENLHDGPARCVLREVVLATPEDSVLDNQVAVVPEIPRWKSNRVVLAGDAAHAMSPHIGSGASLGIEDAYVLGDRLGRTDIASALDSYQTDRMARYRQVRRHAKAMATAPTPASYVELFSRYLNWLNNTAA, translated from the coding sequence GTGAACGACGGTGTGAGGGCGCGCGGCCGGGCGATCGTGGCCGGTGCGGGCATAGTCGGGTTGAGTACCGCGCTGTCGCTGCGCCGGGCGGGCTTCGAGGTCGCGGTTCGAGAACGGGCACCGCAGGTCAGGCAGACCGGTGCCGGGCTCGGAATCTGGCAGCACACGATCACCGAGCTCGAACGTCTCGGGCTCGGTCCACGGCTGTCCGAGATCAAGGCCGAACTCAGTTTCGACCGCTTTCGCGACCCCTCCGGTGCCGTGCTGGACGTAGGCGACATGCCGCCGGGGCGGGTGGTGCACCGCCGACGGCTCGGCGCGCTACTCGTCTCCGCCGTCGGCGAAGAGAATATCCGCACCGGCAGGGAAGTAGTCGACTACACCGAAGACGAGGCCGGCATCGTTGTGCACTACGCGGGTGGTGACCAGGAGCGAGCGGATCTGCTCGTCGGCGCCGACGGCCTGAACTCCCGAGTGCGCAGGAGGCTCATTCCGGGCTCGGAGAGCCACTACGACGAAGAGGGCCACCATGTTTGGCGGGCGGTACTGCCGTTCGACGGGGATCTCGGCGATGGCTACCCGACTATCGGGCACCACCGCACCCGCGGCACGGTCATGCGGCTCGCCGACGGTTCCTGCTTCTGGGTGCTGGCCCAGTTCGGTGTCACCGGCGAGTTCGCCGGAAGCCCCAAACAGGAAGCCGTTGCGAGGGTTGAGAACCTGCACGACGGACCTGCCCGGTGCGTGCTGCGCGAGGTCGTCCTGGCCACCCCGGAAGATTCGGTTCTGGACAACCAGGTCGCCGTGGTACCGGAGATCCCACGCTGGAAGAGCAACCGTGTCGTGCTCGCCGGGGACGCCGCACACGCCATGTCCCCGCACATCGGATCAGGTGCCTCACTGGGCATCGAGGACGCGTATGTGCTCGGCGACCGGCTCGGCCGAACCGATATCGCCTCGGCACTGGACAGCTACCAAACCGATCGCATGGCCCGATATCGGCAGGTGCGCCGGCACGCCAAGGCCATGGCCACCGCGCCGACCCCGGCGTCCTACGTGGAACTCTTCTCCCGCTACTTGAACTGGTTGAACAACACCGCAGCATGA
- a CDS encoding AsnC family transcriptional regulator: protein MPELDPLDKRIFGLLAENGRMSNLEVAAQVGVSEKTVRQRIRRLIERDGMRVGATMNLPAPSRLIVLVRVESGQRFAVADRLASMPQVDEVHLTTGAYELIVLASFESDSEALEFYVRHVEQVPGIEESLSTHVVETITLGTAGRSDHVKQFDEQASRAGSMAELLDLACDVATASLGADRVHVSAGNVWAADPTLSPSPSTMRWRGLSSRYVEEILIKGQTEGVVLPNIVKHNQHIFVADAQTDPIFRSATDLVVSEGFHSWLGMPVCHGDTRHGTLCLYWNTVIAYREDLVRQGQELADTLGKHLPRFSPEPAETSPVPA, encoded by the coding sequence GTGCCCGAACTCGACCCGTTGGACAAGAGGATCTTCGGACTGCTGGCCGAGAACGGGCGCATGTCCAACCTCGAGGTAGCCGCCCAGGTCGGCGTGTCGGAGAAGACCGTGCGCCAGCGGATCCGCCGGCTGATCGAGCGCGACGGCATGCGGGTCGGAGCCACCATGAACCTCCCGGCGCCGTCGCGGCTCATCGTCCTGGTGCGGGTCGAGTCGGGCCAGCGGTTCGCCGTGGCCGACCGTCTGGCGTCGATGCCCCAGGTCGACGAGGTCCACCTGACGACAGGGGCCTACGAGCTGATCGTCCTGGCGTCGTTCGAATCCGACAGCGAGGCTCTCGAGTTCTACGTCCGCCACGTCGAGCAGGTACCTGGAATCGAGGAGTCACTCTCGACGCACGTCGTCGAGACGATCACCCTCGGCACCGCCGGTCGGTCGGACCACGTCAAGCAGTTCGACGAGCAGGCGTCCCGGGCCGGCAGCATGGCCGAACTGCTCGACCTCGCCTGCGACGTGGCCACCGCGTCGCTGGGCGCCGACCGGGTCCACGTGTCCGCCGGGAACGTCTGGGCCGCTGATCCGACGCTGTCCCCGTCACCGTCCACGATGCGCTGGCGCGGTCTCTCGTCTCGCTACGTCGAGGAGATCCTGATCAAAGGCCAGACCGAGGGAGTCGTCCTCCCCAACATCGTCAAACACAACCAGCACATCTTCGTGGCCGACGCTCAGACCGATCCGATCTTCCGATCCGCGACCGACCTCGTCGTCTCCGAAGGATTCCACAGCTGGCTGGGCATGCCGGTGTGCCACGGCGACACCCGCCACGGCACCCTTTGCCTGTACTGGAACACCGTCATCGCCTACCGCGAGGACCTGGTCCGCCAAGGCCAGGAACTGGCCGACACCCTCGGCAAGCACCTACCGCGCTTCTCGCCCGAGCCGGCGGAGACTTCGCCGGTACCGGCCTGA
- a CDS encoding IS3 family transposase (programmed frameshift), with product MAPPRKYSSELRERAVRMVFELREQGERTGVIARVADQLGVHREALRTWVRQAEVDGGKRAGTSTSDIQRIAELERENRELRRANEILKAASAFFRPGTRPETAALVEFIDTHRDQFGVEPVCAVLEVSPSTYWAAKKRESAPSARAVRDEWLKKEILRVWRGPGRGLYGARKVWGQLCWEGVEVARCTVERLMRELGISGVTASRRRPRTTIPGTDRPCDLLERDFTADAPDQRWVADITYVATTAGWVYTAFVQDLCSRRIVGWQVADHLGADLALDALEMAIWARAGDTEGGIDGLVHHSDRGVQYTSIRYAERLDQIGAARSVGSTGDSYDNAAAESLNSLYKKELIDYRGEWENTTDVTLATMEWVAWYNTERLHSFCGNIPPAEYEETFHTTATDAGAAV from the exons ATGGCACCACCGAGGAAATACTCGTCTGAGCTGCGGGAACGTGCCGTCCGGATGGTCTTTGAGCTACGTGAGCAGGGCGAGCGGACGGGTGTGATCGCTCGGGTCGCCGACCAGCTCGGTGTGCATCGGGAGGCGTTGCGGACCTGGGTGCGGCAAGCCGAGGTCGATGGCGGGAAACGAGCCGGTACGTCGACAAGTGATATCCAGCGGATCGCTGAGCTGGAGCGGGAGAATCGTGAGCTGCGGCGGGCGAACGAGATCCTGAAGGCCGCGTCGGCGTTTT TTCGCCCGGGAACTCGACCCGAAACCGCCGCGCTAGTCGAGTTCATCGATACCCACCGGGATCAGTTCGGTGTTGAGCCGGTCTGTGCCGTGTTGGAGGTGTCGCCGTCGACGTATTGGGCGGCGAAGAAACGGGAGTCGGCCCCGTCGGCTCGTGCGGTCCGGGACGAATGGCTGAAGAAGGAGATTCTGCGGGTGTGGCGTGGGCCGGGCCGTGGCCTGTACGGGGCACGGAAGGTCTGGGGCCAGCTCTGTTGGGAGGGTGTCGAGGTGGCGCGGTGCACGGTCGAGCGGCTGATGCGCGAGCTGGGCATCAGCGGGGTGACCGCGTCCCGTCGGCGGCCACGGACCACCATCCCGGGCACGGACAGGCCATGTGACCTGCTGGAACGTGACTTCACCGCGGACGCGCCGGACCAGCGGTGGGTCGCCGACATCACCTACGTCGCCACCACGGCCGGCTGGGTGTACACCGCGTTCGTTCAGGACCTGTGCTCCCGCCGGATCGTGGGCTGGCAGGTCGCTGACCATCTGGGCGCCGATCTCGCACTCGACGCCCTGGAAATGGCGATCTGGGCACGCGCAGGCGACACCGAAGGTGGCATTGACGGTCTTGTTCATCATTCCGATAGAGGCGTTCAATATACATCCATTCGCTACGCCGAACGGCTTGATCAGATCGGTGCGGCACGTTCGGTCGGCAGCACAGGAGACTCCTACGACAATGCCGCAGCCGAATCGCTCAACAGTCTCTATAAGAAGGAGCTCATCGACTACCGAGGAGAATGGGAGAACACAACGGACGTGACACTGGCCACCATGGAATGGGTTGCCTGGTACAACACCGAACGGCTACATTCGTTCTGCGGGAACATTCCTCCGGCCGAGTACGAAGAGACGTTCCACACCACGGCCACTGACGCCGGCGCAGCGGTCTAA
- a CDS encoding AraC family transcriptional regulator has protein sequence MDPLNQLVDMLRPRALVWKRVTGRGDWAWRFPATEGVVFGRLVSGRCRFDLPGAGERSLEAGDYLLLTRPSTWLLRGGNEAAEIVDFEKVFAEMSPERSDESDPELVRMLAGHFQFDSTNIEMLTAFLSPVLHLRASESSTRLNGVFALIDAEALDAPPGQEAVLSRLLEIVLIELMRSPELLLEQQHGMLAGLMDPQIAPALHAFHADIGQGWSVSSMAAEAHMSRSAFSERFNVLVGQPPMMYVLHWRMAVARDALRSGRQSIGDIALATGYGSASAFSTAFTRTVGRSPARFAREAG, from the coding sequence GTGGATCCGCTGAATCAGCTCGTCGACATGCTTCGGCCGCGCGCCCTGGTGTGGAAGCGGGTCACCGGACGCGGTGACTGGGCGTGGCGATTCCCGGCCACCGAGGGCGTGGTCTTCGGCCGCCTCGTCAGTGGGCGCTGCCGCTTCGACCTGCCCGGCGCCGGTGAGAGAAGCCTGGAGGCCGGCGACTACCTGTTGCTGACCAGGCCTTCTACGTGGCTGCTGCGCGGCGGGAACGAGGCGGCCGAGATCGTCGACTTCGAGAAAGTCTTCGCGGAGATGAGCCCGGAGCGCTCGGACGAGAGCGACCCTGAGCTGGTCCGGATGCTCGCCGGGCACTTCCAGTTTGATTCGACAAACATCGAAATGCTTACTGCTTTTCTGTCCCCGGTCTTGCACCTGCGCGCGAGCGAGTCCAGTACTCGACTGAACGGTGTCTTCGCGCTGATCGACGCGGAAGCCCTCGACGCCCCACCCGGCCAGGAGGCTGTATTGTCCCGATTGCTGGAGATCGTGCTGATTGAACTTATGCGGTCGCCCGAACTGCTTCTGGAGCAGCAGCACGGCATGCTCGCCGGGCTGATGGACCCACAGATCGCCCCGGCGCTGCACGCCTTTCACGCCGACATCGGTCAGGGCTGGTCGGTGTCCTCAATGGCAGCCGAGGCGCACATGTCCCGCTCCGCTTTCTCGGAACGGTTCAATGTCCTGGTCGGTCAACCACCCATGATGTATGTGCTCCACTGGCGGATGGCCGTCGCCCGCGATGCGCTCCGCTCCGGCCGGCAATCGATCGGCGACATCGCGCTCGCCACCGGATATGGCTCGGCCAGCGCGTTCAGCACCGCCTTCACCAGAACTGTAGGCCGCTCACCGGCCCGATTCGCCCGCGAGGCCGGCTGA